In one window of Henckelia pumila isolate YLH828 chromosome 1, ASM3356847v2, whole genome shotgun sequence DNA:
- the LOC140877840 gene encoding MMS19 nucleotide excision repair protein homolog isoform X2, whose product MGDSIDCVKHIELYVNSSATSLQQEASVDAIATLLKNDMLTIEALVREMEMYLTTTDHTIRARGIHLLAEVMAKLTSKPLTDTSIHSLIGFFSERLADWKALRGAVVGCLALLRRKKDVGMVTDSEAKAVALSYLQNLQVQALGQHDRKLSFQLMECILDHYAGAIRDLGDVLLYGICEAIDGEKDPDCLVLVFHIIESLAKLYPDPSGPLSKFAQDLFEILGSYFPIHFTHRKGEDDDSKREELSRALLLAFASTPLFEPFSMPLLLEKLSSSLPSAKVESFRYICYCTPKYGSNRMVKYAQALWSSIKEATFISPQSTVSAESELMGGMGFQDNDIMTQAFVLLQEVIQQDSIFTNLVLSDKDINIFVNSLIESMDFGDIPLLVRQKLHAAGHILSVCAKSSVASCNKVFETYFPLLMDALVISPAKPSQESYLDDDCSFVKLNFGALYLCIEFLGACRCLTASFDNFTLVSDFANQTWCAMLHTFSVPLMKGFISFLGSNIVDNAHNAFAYLCVKGLQTLSTFPASYVPVSKPLYDSSLLKLVSIVTSEINKTFLWTSALKALVEISLFIDKCPDSERASCFKSTVVEKIVSLISSGDITTSSSLKLQAAYDIGATRKEFMVKIVRGLDEAIAVHFSAAYELGNLESDKFTTELLDTYSNRVLPWFLETGDSEEIPIKFALSIWANIENSRCINPRHPDNARNLLGATMTAMKKAVGSCTVEGQEMIMNKSYELLLASNCFESMGFQSDNCSIKLKVLQQNHNFDSSTHRYEWLISLFASVIIALRPHTCLPNGKMMMQLFISAILNGHVPSAHALSALVNKLPSQITGINSFRSISLEEALDMIFGSFIRTSSNRSMSGNEIDFGGLKLDTLRIQSAKSNAVIGLAWIGKALLMRGHEKVKDITMTLLGLLMLDGNIGDSNQLQEWNEVCDEENVHQLVKCAADAFHIIMSDSEECLNRRYHAVIRPLYKQRFFSSVIPILLSLVVKSESPSVRSMLYRAFAHVVSDTPLTPILSEAKKLIPILLDCLSILSMDVLDKDIIYKVLLVVSGILTDKNGEEAVIGNAPRIINQLLDLTAYSPSMAVRETAIQCLVAMSELPHIRIYPLRTQVLQSISKALDDPKRIIRQEAVRCRSAWASV is encoded by the exons GTTAGGGAGATGGAGATGTATTTGACTACTACGGACCATACTATCCGTGCCCGTG GAATTCACCTCCTGGCTGAAGTTATGGCAAAACTAACATCGAAGCCCCTAACGGATACTTCAATACATAGTCTGATAGGATTCTTCTCTGAAAGATTG GCAGATTGGAAAGCATTACGTGGAGCAGTTGTTGGTTGCTTGGCATTGTTGAGGAGAAAAAAGGATGTTGGTATGGTAACTGATAGTGAAGCAAAGGCTGTGGCCCTCTCTTATCTCCAAAATCTGCAGGTGCAAGCATTGGGACAGCATGACAGGAAG CTAAGCTTCCAACTTATGGAATGTATATTGGATCATTATGCTGGTGCAATTAGGGATTTG GGAGACGTGCTTCTTTACGGAATCTGTGAAGCTATTGATGGGGAAAAAGATCCTGATTGCTTAGTGCTCGTGTTTCATATAATTGAAAGTCTCGCCAAACTATATCCTGATCCATCTGGCCCTCTATCAAAATTTGCACAGgatttgtttgaaattttgggaAGTTACTTTCCCATCCATTTTACACAT CGGAAAGGTGAGGACGATGATAGTAAGAGAGAGGAGCTTTCAAGGGCATTATTG CTGGCATTTGCTTCTACACCCCTTTTTGAACCATTCTCTATGCCCTTGCTATTAGAGAAATTGTCTTCGTCTCTGCCATCTGCTAAG GTGGAGTCATTTAGGTATATATGCTATTGCACACCAAAATATGGATCAAACAGAATGGTCAAATATGCTCAAGCTCTTTGGTCTTCTATAAAAGAAGCTACATTTATTTCACCACAATCTACTGTTTCCGCGGAGTCTGAATTGATGGGTGGAATGGGATTTCAGGACAATGATATAATGACTCAGGCTTTTGTACTGCTGCAAGAGGTTATACAGCAAGACAGTATATTTACTAACCTAGTCCTGAGTGATAAAGACATCAACATATTTGTGAACTCCCTGATCGAGTCTATGGATTTTGGTGATATTCCATTACTTGTCAGGCAGAAATTACATGCAGCTGGTCATATTCTGTCAGTTTGTGCTAAATCCTCAGTTGCATCGTGCAATAAGGTCTTCGAGACTTATTTTCCTCTCCTCATGGATGCTTTAGTGATTTCCCCAGCTAAACCATCTCAAGAGAGCTACTTAGATGATGATTGCTCTTTTGTCAAACTTAATTTTGGAGCCCTCTATCTCTGCATTGAATTTCTAGGTGCATGCAGATGTCTGACCGCATCCTTCGATAATTTCACCTTGGTTTCTGATTTCGCCAATCAGACATGGTGTGCAATGCTTCACACATTCTCTGTGCCACTAATGAAGGGATTCATTTCTTTCCTAGGATCAAATATTGTTGACAATGCACATAATGCCTTTGCATACCTTTGCG TGAAGGGTTTGCAAACACTGTCTACTTTTCCGGCAAGCTATGTCCCAGTATCCAAGCCGTTGTATGACTCTAGTTTGTTGAAGCTGGTATCAATTGTTACTTCTGAGATCAATAAGACATTCTTATGGACTTCAGCTTTGAAGGCACTGGTCGAGATTAGCTTGTTTATTGATAAATGTCCAGACTCTGAGAGAGCTTCATGCTTTAAGAGTACTGTTGTCGAGAAGATTGTTTCCTTGATATCCTCTGGTGATATAACTACTTCTTCATCACTTAAACTGCAAGCAGCCTATGACATAGGAGCAACGAGGAAAGAATTTATGGTCAAAATTGTTCGAGGGTTGGATGAGGCCATAGCTGTCCATTTTTCCGCAGCTTAT GAACTTGGGAATCTTGAGTCCGATAAGTTTACGACCGAGCTTCTTGATACTTACTCTAATAGGGTGCTTCCATG GTTTCTTGAAACCGGGGATTCTGAGGAAATTCCAATTAAGTTTGCACTTAGTATCTGGGCCAATATCGAAAATAGTAGATGTATTAACCCCAGACATCCAGACAATGCAAGG AATCTTCTTGGTGCAACCATGACTGCAATGAAGAAGGCTGTTGGAAGCTGTACAGTGGAAGGCCAGGAGATGATTATGAATAAATCTTATGAACTACTCCTTGCAAGCAACTGTTTTGAGTCGATGGGATTCCAATCTGACAATTGTTCCATAAAATTGAAAGTGCTCCAGCAAAATCACAATTTTGACTCTTCCACTCATAGATATGAATGGCTCATTTCTTTATTTGCTTCAGTTATTATAGCCCTTCGCCCTCATACATGCCTACCAAATGGAAAAATGATGATGCAGCTGTTCATCTCAGCCATCCTCAATGGCCATGTTCCTTCAGCTCATGCTTTGAGTGCTTTAGTCAATAAACTACCTTCACAAATCACAGGAATAAATTCATTTAGAAGCATCAGCCTGGAAGAGGCCTTGGACATGATATTTGGTAGTTTCATCAGGACTTCCAGCAATCGTAGTATGTCTGGAAATGAAATTGACTTCGGTGGTTTGAAACTAGATACTTTAAGAATTCAATCAGCTAAAAGTAATGCTGTGATTGGGTTAGCATGGATTGGTAAAGCGTTACTCATGAGGGGTCATGAGAAGGTAAAAGATATAACAATGACTTTGTTAGGTTTATTGATGCTGGATGGCAATATTGGAGACTCAAATCAGTTGCAGGAATGGAATGAAGTTTGTGATGAGGAAAATGTTCATCAGCTGGTTAAGTGTGCTGCAGACGCATTTCATATTATCATGAGTGATTCCGAAGAATGTTTGAATCGAAGATATCATGCAGTCATACGACCTCTCTACAAGCAGCGGTTTTTTAGCTCCGTGATACCCATATTATTGTCCTTGGTTGTAAAATCCGAGTCACCATCTGTTAG ATCTATGCTATATCGAGCCTTTGCACATGTTGTATCGGATACTCCCCTCACGCCTATTCTCAGTGAAGCCAAAAAG CTGATTCCTATATTGTTGGATTGCTTATCCATCTTGAGCATGGATGTTCTGGATAAGGATATTATCTACAAGGTGTTACTAGTTGTATCTGGAATATTGACGGACAAAAATG GAGAAGAAGCTGTCATAGGAAATGCACCAAGAATAATCAATCAACTTCTTGATCTGACAGCATATTCACCATCCATG GCCGTTCGGGAGACAGCGATACAGTGCCTTGTGGCTATGTCGGAACTTCCCCACATCAGAATTTATCCATTGAGAACTCAG GTTTTGCAATCCATATCAAAAGCACTGGACGATCCCAAGCGAATAATTCGCCAAGAAGCTGTCAGATGTCGAAGCGCTTG GGCCTCGGTATAA
- the LOC140877840 gene encoding MMS19 nucleotide excision repair protein homolog isoform X1 translates to MGDSIDCVKHIELYVNSSATSLQQEASVDAIATLLKNDMLTIEALVREMEMYLTTTDHTIRARGIHLLAEVMAKLTSKPLTDTSIHSLIGFFSERLADWKALRGAVVGCLALLRRKKDVGMVTDSEAKAVALSYLQNLQVQALGQHDRKLSFQLMECILDHYAGAIRDLGDVLLYGICEAIDGEKDPDCLVLVFHIIESLAKLYPDPSGPLSKFAQDLFEILGSYFPIHFTHRKGEDDDSKREELSRALLLAFASTPLFEPFSMPLLLEKLSSSLPSAKVESFRYICYCTPKYGSNRMVKYAQALWSSIKEATFISPQSTVSAESELMGGMGFQDNDIMTQAFVLLQEVIQQDSIFTNLVLSDKDINIFVNSLIESMDFGDIPLLVRQKLHAAGHILSVCAKSSVASCNKVFETYFPLLMDALVISPAKPSQESYLDDDCSFVKLNFGALYLCIEFLGACRCLTASFDNFTLVSDFANQTWCAMLHTFSVPLMKGFISFLGSNIVDNAHNAFAYLCVKGLQTLSTFPASYVPVSKPLYDSSLLKLVSIVTSEINKTFLWTSALKALVEISLFIDKCPDSERASCFKSTVVEKIVSLISSGDITTSSSLKLQAAYDIGATRKEFMVKIVRGLDEAIAVHFSAAYELGNLESDKFTTELLDTYSNRVLPWFLETGDSEEIPIKFALSIWANIENSRCINPRHPDNARNLLGATMTAMKKAVGSCTVEGQEMIMNKSYELLLASNCFESMGFQSDNCSIKLKVLQQNHNFDSSTHRYEWLISLFASVIIALRPHTCLPNGKMMMQLFISAILNGHVPSAHALSALVNKLPSQITGINSFRSISLEEALDMIFGSFIRTSSNRSMSGNEIDFGGLKLDTLRIQSAKSNAVIGLAWIGKALLMRGHEKVKDITMTLLGLLMLDGNIGDSNQLQEWNEVCDEENVHQLVKCAADAFHIIMSDSEECLNRRYHAVIRPLYKQRFFSSVIPILLSLVVKSESPSVRSMLYRAFAHVVSDTPLTPILSEAKKLIPILLDCLSILSMDVLDKDIIYKVLLVVSGILTDKNGEEAVIGNAPRIINQLLDLTAYSPSMAVRETAIQCLVAMSELPHIRIYPLRTQVLQSISKALDDPKRIIRQEAVRCRSAWYVFS, encoded by the exons GTTAGGGAGATGGAGATGTATTTGACTACTACGGACCATACTATCCGTGCCCGTG GAATTCACCTCCTGGCTGAAGTTATGGCAAAACTAACATCGAAGCCCCTAACGGATACTTCAATACATAGTCTGATAGGATTCTTCTCTGAAAGATTG GCAGATTGGAAAGCATTACGTGGAGCAGTTGTTGGTTGCTTGGCATTGTTGAGGAGAAAAAAGGATGTTGGTATGGTAACTGATAGTGAAGCAAAGGCTGTGGCCCTCTCTTATCTCCAAAATCTGCAGGTGCAAGCATTGGGACAGCATGACAGGAAG CTAAGCTTCCAACTTATGGAATGTATATTGGATCATTATGCTGGTGCAATTAGGGATTTG GGAGACGTGCTTCTTTACGGAATCTGTGAAGCTATTGATGGGGAAAAAGATCCTGATTGCTTAGTGCTCGTGTTTCATATAATTGAAAGTCTCGCCAAACTATATCCTGATCCATCTGGCCCTCTATCAAAATTTGCACAGgatttgtttgaaattttgggaAGTTACTTTCCCATCCATTTTACACAT CGGAAAGGTGAGGACGATGATAGTAAGAGAGAGGAGCTTTCAAGGGCATTATTG CTGGCATTTGCTTCTACACCCCTTTTTGAACCATTCTCTATGCCCTTGCTATTAGAGAAATTGTCTTCGTCTCTGCCATCTGCTAAG GTGGAGTCATTTAGGTATATATGCTATTGCACACCAAAATATGGATCAAACAGAATGGTCAAATATGCTCAAGCTCTTTGGTCTTCTATAAAAGAAGCTACATTTATTTCACCACAATCTACTGTTTCCGCGGAGTCTGAATTGATGGGTGGAATGGGATTTCAGGACAATGATATAATGACTCAGGCTTTTGTACTGCTGCAAGAGGTTATACAGCAAGACAGTATATTTACTAACCTAGTCCTGAGTGATAAAGACATCAACATATTTGTGAACTCCCTGATCGAGTCTATGGATTTTGGTGATATTCCATTACTTGTCAGGCAGAAATTACATGCAGCTGGTCATATTCTGTCAGTTTGTGCTAAATCCTCAGTTGCATCGTGCAATAAGGTCTTCGAGACTTATTTTCCTCTCCTCATGGATGCTTTAGTGATTTCCCCAGCTAAACCATCTCAAGAGAGCTACTTAGATGATGATTGCTCTTTTGTCAAACTTAATTTTGGAGCCCTCTATCTCTGCATTGAATTTCTAGGTGCATGCAGATGTCTGACCGCATCCTTCGATAATTTCACCTTGGTTTCTGATTTCGCCAATCAGACATGGTGTGCAATGCTTCACACATTCTCTGTGCCACTAATGAAGGGATTCATTTCTTTCCTAGGATCAAATATTGTTGACAATGCACATAATGCCTTTGCATACCTTTGCG TGAAGGGTTTGCAAACACTGTCTACTTTTCCGGCAAGCTATGTCCCAGTATCCAAGCCGTTGTATGACTCTAGTTTGTTGAAGCTGGTATCAATTGTTACTTCTGAGATCAATAAGACATTCTTATGGACTTCAGCTTTGAAGGCACTGGTCGAGATTAGCTTGTTTATTGATAAATGTCCAGACTCTGAGAGAGCTTCATGCTTTAAGAGTACTGTTGTCGAGAAGATTGTTTCCTTGATATCCTCTGGTGATATAACTACTTCTTCATCACTTAAACTGCAAGCAGCCTATGACATAGGAGCAACGAGGAAAGAATTTATGGTCAAAATTGTTCGAGGGTTGGATGAGGCCATAGCTGTCCATTTTTCCGCAGCTTAT GAACTTGGGAATCTTGAGTCCGATAAGTTTACGACCGAGCTTCTTGATACTTACTCTAATAGGGTGCTTCCATG GTTTCTTGAAACCGGGGATTCTGAGGAAATTCCAATTAAGTTTGCACTTAGTATCTGGGCCAATATCGAAAATAGTAGATGTATTAACCCCAGACATCCAGACAATGCAAGG AATCTTCTTGGTGCAACCATGACTGCAATGAAGAAGGCTGTTGGAAGCTGTACAGTGGAAGGCCAGGAGATGATTATGAATAAATCTTATGAACTACTCCTTGCAAGCAACTGTTTTGAGTCGATGGGATTCCAATCTGACAATTGTTCCATAAAATTGAAAGTGCTCCAGCAAAATCACAATTTTGACTCTTCCACTCATAGATATGAATGGCTCATTTCTTTATTTGCTTCAGTTATTATAGCCCTTCGCCCTCATACATGCCTACCAAATGGAAAAATGATGATGCAGCTGTTCATCTCAGCCATCCTCAATGGCCATGTTCCTTCAGCTCATGCTTTGAGTGCTTTAGTCAATAAACTACCTTCACAAATCACAGGAATAAATTCATTTAGAAGCATCAGCCTGGAAGAGGCCTTGGACATGATATTTGGTAGTTTCATCAGGACTTCCAGCAATCGTAGTATGTCTGGAAATGAAATTGACTTCGGTGGTTTGAAACTAGATACTTTAAGAATTCAATCAGCTAAAAGTAATGCTGTGATTGGGTTAGCATGGATTGGTAAAGCGTTACTCATGAGGGGTCATGAGAAGGTAAAAGATATAACAATGACTTTGTTAGGTTTATTGATGCTGGATGGCAATATTGGAGACTCAAATCAGTTGCAGGAATGGAATGAAGTTTGTGATGAGGAAAATGTTCATCAGCTGGTTAAGTGTGCTGCAGACGCATTTCATATTATCATGAGTGATTCCGAAGAATGTTTGAATCGAAGATATCATGCAGTCATACGACCTCTCTACAAGCAGCGGTTTTTTAGCTCCGTGATACCCATATTATTGTCCTTGGTTGTAAAATCCGAGTCACCATCTGTTAG ATCTATGCTATATCGAGCCTTTGCACATGTTGTATCGGATACTCCCCTCACGCCTATTCTCAGTGAAGCCAAAAAG CTGATTCCTATATTGTTGGATTGCTTATCCATCTTGAGCATGGATGTTCTGGATAAGGATATTATCTACAAGGTGTTACTAGTTGTATCTGGAATATTGACGGACAAAAATG GAGAAGAAGCTGTCATAGGAAATGCACCAAGAATAATCAATCAACTTCTTGATCTGACAGCATATTCACCATCCATG GCCGTTCGGGAGACAGCGATACAGTGCCTTGTGGCTATGTCGGAACTTCCCCACATCAGAATTTATCCATTGAGAACTCAG GTTTTGCAATCCATATCAAAAGCACTGGACGATCCCAAGCGAATAATTCGCCAAGAAGCTGTCAGATGTCGAAGCGCTTGGTATGTTTTTTCTTAG
- the LOC140877840 gene encoding MMS19 nucleotide excision repair protein homolog isoform X3, producing the protein MADWKALRGAVVGCLALLRRKKDVGMVTDSEAKAVALSYLQNLQVQALGQHDRKLSFQLMECILDHYAGAIRDLGDVLLYGICEAIDGEKDPDCLVLVFHIIESLAKLYPDPSGPLSKFAQDLFEILGSYFPIHFTHRKGEDDDSKREELSRALLLAFASTPLFEPFSMPLLLEKLSSSLPSAKVESFRYICYCTPKYGSNRMVKYAQALWSSIKEATFISPQSTVSAESELMGGMGFQDNDIMTQAFVLLQEVIQQDSIFTNLVLSDKDINIFVNSLIESMDFGDIPLLVRQKLHAAGHILSVCAKSSVASCNKVFETYFPLLMDALVISPAKPSQESYLDDDCSFVKLNFGALYLCIEFLGACRCLTASFDNFTLVSDFANQTWCAMLHTFSVPLMKGFISFLGSNIVDNAHNAFAYLCVKGLQTLSTFPASYVPVSKPLYDSSLLKLVSIVTSEINKTFLWTSALKALVEISLFIDKCPDSERASCFKSTVVEKIVSLISSGDITTSSSLKLQAAYDIGATRKEFMVKIVRGLDEAIAVHFSAAYELGNLESDKFTTELLDTYSNRVLPWFLETGDSEEIPIKFALSIWANIENSRCINPRHPDNARNLLGATMTAMKKAVGSCTVEGQEMIMNKSYELLLASNCFESMGFQSDNCSIKLKVLQQNHNFDSSTHRYEWLISLFASVIIALRPHTCLPNGKMMMQLFISAILNGHVPSAHALSALVNKLPSQITGINSFRSISLEEALDMIFGSFIRTSSNRSMSGNEIDFGGLKLDTLRIQSAKSNAVIGLAWIGKALLMRGHEKVKDITMTLLGLLMLDGNIGDSNQLQEWNEVCDEENVHQLVKCAADAFHIIMSDSEECLNRRYHAVIRPLYKQRFFSSVIPILLSLVVKSESPSVRSMLYRAFAHVVSDTPLTPILSEAKKLIPILLDCLSILSMDVLDKDIIYKVLLVVSGILTDKNGEEAVIGNAPRIINQLLDLTAYSPSMAVRETAIQCLVAMSELPHIRIYPLRTQVLQSISKALDDPKRIIRQEAVRCRSAWYVFS; encoded by the exons ATG GCAGATTGGAAAGCATTACGTGGAGCAGTTGTTGGTTGCTTGGCATTGTTGAGGAGAAAAAAGGATGTTGGTATGGTAACTGATAGTGAAGCAAAGGCTGTGGCCCTCTCTTATCTCCAAAATCTGCAGGTGCAAGCATTGGGACAGCATGACAGGAAG CTAAGCTTCCAACTTATGGAATGTATATTGGATCATTATGCTGGTGCAATTAGGGATTTG GGAGACGTGCTTCTTTACGGAATCTGTGAAGCTATTGATGGGGAAAAAGATCCTGATTGCTTAGTGCTCGTGTTTCATATAATTGAAAGTCTCGCCAAACTATATCCTGATCCATCTGGCCCTCTATCAAAATTTGCACAGgatttgtttgaaattttgggaAGTTACTTTCCCATCCATTTTACACAT CGGAAAGGTGAGGACGATGATAGTAAGAGAGAGGAGCTTTCAAGGGCATTATTG CTGGCATTTGCTTCTACACCCCTTTTTGAACCATTCTCTATGCCCTTGCTATTAGAGAAATTGTCTTCGTCTCTGCCATCTGCTAAG GTGGAGTCATTTAGGTATATATGCTATTGCACACCAAAATATGGATCAAACAGAATGGTCAAATATGCTCAAGCTCTTTGGTCTTCTATAAAAGAAGCTACATTTATTTCACCACAATCTACTGTTTCCGCGGAGTCTGAATTGATGGGTGGAATGGGATTTCAGGACAATGATATAATGACTCAGGCTTTTGTACTGCTGCAAGAGGTTATACAGCAAGACAGTATATTTACTAACCTAGTCCTGAGTGATAAAGACATCAACATATTTGTGAACTCCCTGATCGAGTCTATGGATTTTGGTGATATTCCATTACTTGTCAGGCAGAAATTACATGCAGCTGGTCATATTCTGTCAGTTTGTGCTAAATCCTCAGTTGCATCGTGCAATAAGGTCTTCGAGACTTATTTTCCTCTCCTCATGGATGCTTTAGTGATTTCCCCAGCTAAACCATCTCAAGAGAGCTACTTAGATGATGATTGCTCTTTTGTCAAACTTAATTTTGGAGCCCTCTATCTCTGCATTGAATTTCTAGGTGCATGCAGATGTCTGACCGCATCCTTCGATAATTTCACCTTGGTTTCTGATTTCGCCAATCAGACATGGTGTGCAATGCTTCACACATTCTCTGTGCCACTAATGAAGGGATTCATTTCTTTCCTAGGATCAAATATTGTTGACAATGCACATAATGCCTTTGCATACCTTTGCG TGAAGGGTTTGCAAACACTGTCTACTTTTCCGGCAAGCTATGTCCCAGTATCCAAGCCGTTGTATGACTCTAGTTTGTTGAAGCTGGTATCAATTGTTACTTCTGAGATCAATAAGACATTCTTATGGACTTCAGCTTTGAAGGCACTGGTCGAGATTAGCTTGTTTATTGATAAATGTCCAGACTCTGAGAGAGCTTCATGCTTTAAGAGTACTGTTGTCGAGAAGATTGTTTCCTTGATATCCTCTGGTGATATAACTACTTCTTCATCACTTAAACTGCAAGCAGCCTATGACATAGGAGCAACGAGGAAAGAATTTATGGTCAAAATTGTTCGAGGGTTGGATGAGGCCATAGCTGTCCATTTTTCCGCAGCTTAT GAACTTGGGAATCTTGAGTCCGATAAGTTTACGACCGAGCTTCTTGATACTTACTCTAATAGGGTGCTTCCATG GTTTCTTGAAACCGGGGATTCTGAGGAAATTCCAATTAAGTTTGCACTTAGTATCTGGGCCAATATCGAAAATAGTAGATGTATTAACCCCAGACATCCAGACAATGCAAGG AATCTTCTTGGTGCAACCATGACTGCAATGAAGAAGGCTGTTGGAAGCTGTACAGTGGAAGGCCAGGAGATGATTATGAATAAATCTTATGAACTACTCCTTGCAAGCAACTGTTTTGAGTCGATGGGATTCCAATCTGACAATTGTTCCATAAAATTGAAAGTGCTCCAGCAAAATCACAATTTTGACTCTTCCACTCATAGATATGAATGGCTCATTTCTTTATTTGCTTCAGTTATTATAGCCCTTCGCCCTCATACATGCCTACCAAATGGAAAAATGATGATGCAGCTGTTCATCTCAGCCATCCTCAATGGCCATGTTCCTTCAGCTCATGCTTTGAGTGCTTTAGTCAATAAACTACCTTCACAAATCACAGGAATAAATTCATTTAGAAGCATCAGCCTGGAAGAGGCCTTGGACATGATATTTGGTAGTTTCATCAGGACTTCCAGCAATCGTAGTATGTCTGGAAATGAAATTGACTTCGGTGGTTTGAAACTAGATACTTTAAGAATTCAATCAGCTAAAAGTAATGCTGTGATTGGGTTAGCATGGATTGGTAAAGCGTTACTCATGAGGGGTCATGAGAAGGTAAAAGATATAACAATGACTTTGTTAGGTTTATTGATGCTGGATGGCAATATTGGAGACTCAAATCAGTTGCAGGAATGGAATGAAGTTTGTGATGAGGAAAATGTTCATCAGCTGGTTAAGTGTGCTGCAGACGCATTTCATATTATCATGAGTGATTCCGAAGAATGTTTGAATCGAAGATATCATGCAGTCATACGACCTCTCTACAAGCAGCGGTTTTTTAGCTCCGTGATACCCATATTATTGTCCTTGGTTGTAAAATCCGAGTCACCATCTGTTAG ATCTATGCTATATCGAGCCTTTGCACATGTTGTATCGGATACTCCCCTCACGCCTATTCTCAGTGAAGCCAAAAAG CTGATTCCTATATTGTTGGATTGCTTATCCATCTTGAGCATGGATGTTCTGGATAAGGATATTATCTACAAGGTGTTACTAGTTGTATCTGGAATATTGACGGACAAAAATG GAGAAGAAGCTGTCATAGGAAATGCACCAAGAATAATCAATCAACTTCTTGATCTGACAGCATATTCACCATCCATG GCCGTTCGGGAGACAGCGATACAGTGCCTTGTGGCTATGTCGGAACTTCCCCACATCAGAATTTATCCATTGAGAACTCAG GTTTTGCAATCCATATCAAAAGCACTGGACGATCCCAAGCGAATAATTCGCCAAGAAGCTGTCAGATGTCGAAGCGCTTGGTATGTTTTTTCTTAG